A window of Nodosilinea sp. PGN35 genomic DNA:
TAGCGCTCCACCAGGGGCAGCACCAGCGCCTCCGATACCCCGTAGGCCAGGCTGAGCAAAACAACACCCCCCAGCCCGGCTCCGGCAAGTTTAAACAACTGGTACTGCTGCCCCCTGCTCAGCAGGGTTGCCCCCTGGTGCTGTTCTAGGTACTGCCACCCCTTGAGCAAGCTGAGCACCGCCTGCTGCTCAGCCCGGCTGTACTTAAGTCGCACCAGGGTGGCCTCAGCCGCCGCTAAGTCGGGGGGCAGCAGCTGGCTGAGCTTAGCCGCCTTAAGCCAGCTGCGGTGGAGGCCGGGGGTGGTTTGCTCCTTAACCCAGCTGCGCAGCAGGGTCGAATACTCGGGCCAGCGCTCATGGTACTGGGCCGCCAGGTGGTCAAGGGTGGCCAGGCGTTCTAGCTGCGCGCCGTAGACCTCGGGCAGCCAGGTTTGCAGCAGGCCATCTTGCCAGGCCACAGCCAGCAGGGTTGACCCCTCGGGCAGGCTGAGCAGGCAGTCGAGTTCACCGCGCACTCGCTCGGCGGCCATGCGCCCCAGGGCCGTCGCCAGGCGGCGAATGGTTTGCTGAGTGGTGGGGTCGAGGCTAAAGCCCAGCTGAGCCGCCTGGCGGTAGGCCCGCAGCAGCCGCAGGGGGTCGTCTTCGAGGTTTTCGGCAGCGACCATACAAAGAGTTTTGCGGGCCAGATCGGCGCAGCCATCCAGCGGGTCGAGCAGGGTCTCAGTGTGGGGGCTGTAGGCGATCGCATTGATGGTGAAGTCGCGCCGATGCAGATCGGAGTGGATGGTTGGCCCCACCTGCTGGGCAAAGTCTACGGTGGCGTGGGGAAACACCACTCGGGCAATCTGGTGGTCGGCGTCGAGCACCACAAACCCCGCGCCGTAGTGCTGGGCAATGGATTTTGCCGTGGCGATCGCCCCCTCCGGCAGCACAAAATCGAGGTCTAAATAGTCGGCCTGACGACGCAGCAGTGCGTCCCTGACACTTCCCCCCACCAGGTAGGCTTGCTGTGGCAGTAGCGACACGCTGAAGGGCCAGGTTTTAGGCGAAAGCGCCGATTGTTCTGTAGCCACTGCGAGGGAAATCGGAGATAGCGTTGGATTCAATGAACCCTCATTTCTTTCATTACAACAGGGTTTTTCAGTCTTGACACCCTGGCCCCGCAGAGAACAGCCGAAAACCCGAGAGTATCCATCCTAAATAGCCGTCCCCCCTGAGGTCGCAACCTCGGCCAGGTGGGCCTGCTGCTGCAAAACTCTGGAGTCTTTATTTAGCTGGAGCACTCTAATCTCAGGTTTTCATTTTGCAACATCTGGGCTGGGCCGCCCGGGACATTCAAAAAACTTGAGCTAGACTACCAGAAAACGCATCCCCTTTACCGCCAGAGCCTTTTACTCCCAAAAGCCCTTCACTACCGAAAGCCCTTTACTGCCAAAAGAACAAGGCCATTCTACCGAGGGCTGGCTAGACTGGAGATGACAGCCTTGACCTTGCCGTGTTCCTGCCGGGGGCCTGCTATGTGCATTTGTGTGAACTGCCACTACGTCGATCGCTGCACCACCTACCACGCGGTGGAGGGGCAGCACCAGCAACCTCACCTCACCCCCTCTCCCACCTTTGAAGCGGTGGAACCCACCATCAACGTCAATATTCGCCAGCGCGGCGATGAGATCGAAATGGAGTGGGATGTGGTGGGCTGCGAGAGCTTCGCTGAGGAGCGCGGCAAGTGGGCTAAGCTGCGCCCCGGCGAGCTGGTGCCGACCTAGGACACAGAGCCCCGACCCTTGACTACCTTTTGCACCAACCCTGCCTGTCCGCAGCCTAACAATGGGGATCGGGCGCGGGTCTGCACCGCCTGCGGCGGGCCTCTACCAGTAGCCGATCGCTATTGCTGTCAGCAGCTGCTGGGCCAGGGCGGGTTTGGGCGCACCTACCTGGCGCTGGATGAGAGAGGCCAGCCCCCAGCGGTCTGCGTGGTCAAGCAGATGACCTGGGCCGGGGGAGACGAGCGCGGAGAACGGCGCGATCGCTTTCACCGCGAGGCCGATCGCCTGGCGACTCTGGGCCAGCATCCCCAAATTCCGGCCCTGCTGGATGTAATCGACGGTGCCCAGGGGCAGTTTTTAGTGCAGGAGTACATCCCCGGCCCCAACCTCGACCAGCTGATGCAGAAAGCCTCTGAGTCCGGCGGCGAGGCGCTGGTGCAGCGGGTGCTCTACGAGCTGCTGCCGGTGCTGGCCTATATTCACGGTCACCGCGTTATTCACCGCGACATCAAGCCCGCCAATATCGTTGCGCCCCCGGCCCCCCAGCCCCTGGTGCTGGTAGATTTTGGCTCGGCCAAGGCGGTTTCAGGTGCCGAACCCCTGAAGCAGACCGCCACGGTGATTGGCAGCGCTGGCTACGCGGCCCCAGAGCAGGCCCTGGGCAAGGCGGTTTTTGCCAGCGATATCTTTAGCCTGGGGGTGACCTGCCTGCACCTGCTCACCGGGCTGCACCCCTTTGACCTCTACTCCGTCAGCGACGACGCCTGGGTGTGGCAATCTTACCTGACTTCAGCGATTAGCCCAGCCCTGGCGCGAGTGCTCGATCGCATGGTCAACCGGCGTCTACCCGAGCGCTACGGTACAGCCCAGGCGGTGCTGGCCGACCTGCGCTGGAGCGGTCTGGTACTGGGCGATCGCCCAGCATTCCCGACCCCGGCCCAGGCCCAGTCCTCGGGCCAGCCTCGGGGGGCAGCCCCGGTGTGGGAGCAGCGGTTTGCCCTAAGTCTGCCGGGGATAGTGGCCAACGGGCTGGCCATCAGCCCCAATGGGCGGGCGATCGCCACCGCCTGCGCCGACGGCACCGTGCGCCTGTGGGACTGCACCAACGGCGCAGCCATCCACACCTTCCGCCGCTCGCTGGGGCTGCTGGGGCCGGGGCATCGCGGGGTGGTCAACGCGGTGGTGTTTACCCCTGCGGGGGATGCCATCGTTAGCGGCGGGGAAGACAGTCAGCTAATTCGCTGGAGTTTAGAGACTTACACCGGCCAGCAGCTGCCGGTCTCGGGCTGGCAAATTTCTGCCCTGGCCTGGGCACCGCCGGGGGACACCCTGGCGGTGGGCAGCGGCGACGGACGCATTTATCTGTGGCCCCTCGACCAGTCTGCGGAGCAGAAAAGCTCCCCCAAAACTCTGGTGCATCACCAAGACCGGGTGACGGCCCTCGCGGTGAATGGCAGGGACAATTTGCTGGTGAGCGGCGGGCGCGATCGCACCCTGCGCCTCTGGTCACTGCCCTCGGGCCGCCTGAGCCGCACCTTGAGCGCCCCGGCGGCGGCCATTACCGCCCTCGCCTGCCATCCCCACGACGGCAGCATCGTCAGCGGTGACCAGAGGGGCCACGTCCAGGTGTGGCGTTCGGAGAACCCCGAGGTGGGCCTGGTCATCCACCGAGCACCGAGCCCGGTTACGGCTCTGGCCATCAGCCCCAGCGGCGACTGGCTGGCCATCGGCGCAGAGGACGGTCAGCTGACGTTAATGAACTTGCAGGGGCTCGGTTTTACCGCCGCCCTGCGCCACGCCTGGTCGGTGCGGGCGATCGCCTTTACCCCCGACAGCCGCATGCTGGTCAGCACCAGCGCCGACGAAACCATCCGCTTCTGGTGTTTGGCGGCTACTGCCGCGCCGAGGGAGTTTCAGAAAACTGACGGACGGTAGCACTAAACCCCGATGCCTTAAACTGCTTGAGCTTGAGCGGCTCCGGCTGGTTGGCCGCCACCGAAATCCGCAGCTCAAAGTCGCTCTCGCCGGGGGGCACCTCGGGAATGCCGCCCAGCCGCCCTCGATTTTGCATGACCGGGTTGTCGTTGGCGTCAAATACGCGGCCAAAAATATCGGCGTCCACCACCGACTTGCCGGTGCGATTAATCGCCTTGCCCG
This region includes:
- a CDS encoding Ycf34 family protein — protein: MCICVNCHYVDRCTTYHAVEGQHQQPHLTPSPTFEAVEPTINVNIRQRGDEIEMEWDVVGCESFAEERGKWAKLRPGELVPT
- a CDS encoding CCA tRNA nucleotidyltransferase — its product is MATEQSALSPKTWPFSVSLLPQQAYLVGGSVRDALLRRQADYLDLDFVLPEGAIATAKSIAQHYGAGFVVLDADHQIARVVFPHATVDFAQQVGPTIHSDLHRRDFTINAIAYSPHTETLLDPLDGCADLARKTLCMVAAENLEDDPLRLLRAYRQAAQLGFSLDPTTQQTIRRLATALGRMAAERVRGELDCLLSLPEGSTLLAVAWQDGLLQTWLPEVYGAQLERLATLDHLAAQYHERWPEYSTLLRSWVKEQTTPGLHRSWLKAAKLSQLLPPDLAAAEATLVRLKYSRAEQQAVLSLLKGWQYLEQHQGATLLSRGQQYQLFKLAGAGLGGVVLLSLAYGVSEALVLPLVERYLTPNDPVAHPQPLVTGKDLVQGLALKPGPKIGELLEAVHLAQAEGLVDSREEALAWVKQQL
- a CDS encoding serine/threonine-protein kinase, yielding MTTFCTNPACPQPNNGDRARVCTACGGPLPVADRYCCQQLLGQGGFGRTYLALDERGQPPAVCVVKQMTWAGGDERGERRDRFHREADRLATLGQHPQIPALLDVIDGAQGQFLVQEYIPGPNLDQLMQKASESGGEALVQRVLYELLPVLAYIHGHRVIHRDIKPANIVAPPAPQPLVLVDFGSAKAVSGAEPLKQTATVIGSAGYAAPEQALGKAVFASDIFSLGVTCLHLLTGLHPFDLYSVSDDAWVWQSYLTSAISPALARVLDRMVNRRLPERYGTAQAVLADLRWSGLVLGDRPAFPTPAQAQSSGQPRGAAPVWEQRFALSLPGIVANGLAISPNGRAIATACADGTVRLWDCTNGAAIHTFRRSLGLLGPGHRGVVNAVVFTPAGDAIVSGGEDSQLIRWSLETYTGQQLPVSGWQISALAWAPPGDTLAVGSGDGRIYLWPLDQSAEQKSSPKTLVHHQDRVTALAVNGRDNLLVSGGRDRTLRLWSLPSGRLSRTLSAPAAAITALACHPHDGSIVSGDQRGHVQVWRSENPEVGLVIHRAPSPVTALAISPSGDWLAIGAEDGQLTLMNLQGLGFTAALRHAWSVRAIAFTPDSRMLVSTSADETIRFWCLAATAAPREFQKTDGR